One window from the genome of Onychomys torridus unplaced genomic scaffold, mOncTor1.1, whole genome shotgun sequence encodes:
- the LOC118576161 gene encoding zinc finger protein 58-like — protein sequence MLSFWDVAIEFSSEEREYLEPAQWNLYRDVMLENYSNLVFLGLVVSKPHLVTFMEQRQESSDVNRQAAANVQPGTTFNDYNDYSKGIDCNSLLIQRQRIHTREKPYQCKECGKGLSSYKTLSIHQRLHTGEKSYRCKECHKAFNTRSSLFIHQKNHTDEKTHKCEECGKSFYYPSMLKQHQRIHSGEKPHKCEKCGKAFYDPSFLKHHQKIHSGEKPCKCEECGKAFHYPSVLKQHQRIHSGKKPYKCEERGKAFYYPSVLKQHQRYHYGKRPYKCEECDKSFYTPSVLNQHQKIHSGEKPCKCEECGRFFSSFSYLRQHQRIHCKDNPYKCEECGKMFSHSAILQRHHKIHGERPYKCEECHKTFLYHSALKKHKVVHTGQKLYLCEECGKCFSSASYLRQHQTNHYEDNPYKCEECGKCFSSASCLKRHQIIHCEDNPYKCEECGRCFSSASCLRVHQIIHSEDNPYTCVQCGKRYSCSRDLQEHQTLHTGEKLYKCQECGKAFHYHSALRRHKAIHNIEKPFKCEECHKAFRCLLYLRKHKSVHTGEKPYKCEECHKAFPYLSSLGKHKRIHSEEKSYKCEECHKAFPYLSSLGKHKRIHSEEKSYKCGECHKVFPYPSSLRKHKTVHTGEKPYKCEECHKGFHYLSSLRRHRIVHTGENS from the exons ATGCTGTCCTTCTGGGATGTGGCCATTGAGTTCTCTTCAGAAGAGAGGGAATACCTGGAGCCTGCTCAGTGGAATTTGTACAgggatgtgatgttggagaattacagcaacctTGTATTCCTTG GTCTTGTTGTGTCTAAGCCACACCTGGTGACATTTATGGAGCAAAGACAAGAATCTTCAGATGTGAACAGACAAGCAGCAGCCAACGTGCAGCCAG GAACAACATTCAATGATTATAATGATTACAGCAAGGGTATTGACTGTAACTCATTGCTTATTCAACGCCAGAGAATTCATACAAGGGAGAAACCCTACCAGTGTAAAGAATGTGGTAAGGGCCTTAGTTCTTATAAAACACTTTCCATACACCAGAgacttcatactggagaaaagtcTTACAGATGTAAAGAATGTCATAAGGCCTTCAATACTCGCTCATCACTTTTTATACACCAGAAAAATCATACTGATGAAAAAACccacaagtgtgaagaatgtggcaaatCATTTTACTATCCTTCAATGCTGAAgcaacatcaaagaattcattctggagagaaaccccaCAAGTGTGAAAAATGTGGCAAAGCTTTTTATGATCCTTCATTCCTGAAGCATCATCAAAAaattcattctggagagaaaccatgcaagtgtgaagaatgtggcaagGCTTTTCATTATCCTTCAGTGCTGAAgcaacatcaaagaattcattctggaaagaaaccctacaagtgtgaagaacGTGGCAAGGCTTTTTATTATCCTTCAGTTCTGAAGCAACATCAAAGATATCATTATGGAAAGAgaccctacaagtgtgaagaatgtgacaaatccttttaCACTCCTTCAGTGCTGAATCAACATCAAAAaattcattctggagagaaaccatgcaagtgtgaagagtgtggcaggtttttttcttcattttcataccTTAGacaacatcaaagaattcattgCAAAGACAATCCCTacaagtgtgaggagtgtggcaaaatgttttcccattctgcaaTCCTTCAGAGACATCATAAAATTCATGGAGAGAGAccatacaagtgtgaagaatgtcacAAAACCTTTCTTTATCACTCAGCACTTAAGAAACACAAGGTAGTTCATACAGGACAGAAACTATACCTGTGTGAAGAGTGTGGCAAATGTTTTTCCTCAGCTTCATACCTTAGACAACATCAAACTAATCACTATGAAGACAATCCTTACAAGTGTGAAGAGTGTGGCAAATGTTTTTCCTCAGCTTCATGCCTTAAACGACATCAAATAATTCACTGTGAAGACAACCCTTACAAGTGTGAAGAGTGTGGTAGATGTTTTTCCTCGGCTTCATGCCTTAGAGTACATCAAATAATCCATTCTGAAGACAATCcttatacatgtgtacaatgtggCAAACGATATTCTTGTTCTAGGGATCTTCAGGAACATCAAACacttcatactggagaaaaattaTACAAGTGTCaagaatgtggtaaagcctttcaTTATCactcagctcttaggaggcaCAAGGCAATTCATAATATAGAGAAACCCttcaagtgtgaagaatgtcacAAAGCCTTTCGTTGTCTATTATATCTTAGGAAACACAAGAgtgttcatactggagagaaaccatacaagtgtgaagaatgtcacAAAGCCTTTCCTTATCTCTCATCCCTTGGGAAACACAAGAGAATTCATAGTGAAGAGAAAtcctacaagtgtgaagaatgtcacAAAGCCTTTCCTTATCTCTCATCCCTTGGGAAACACAAGAGAATTCATAGTGAAGAGAAATCCTACAAGTGTGGAGAATGTCACAAAGTCTTTCCTTACCCCTCATCCCTTAGGAAACACAAGacagttcatactggagagaaaccttacaagtgtgaagaatgtcacAAAGGCTTTCATTATCTCTCATCCCTTAGGAGACACAGGatagttcatactggagagaactCCTAA